A region from the Methylovorus glucosotrophus genome encodes:
- the mobB gene encoding molybdopterin-guanine dinucleotide biosynthesis protein B — protein sequence MPNVAAHHQRPRLLGFCAQASGSGKTTLLTALIPVLIARGLRISVIKHAHHQFDIDHPGKDSYRLREAGAVQTLVGSSRRWALITELERAGKPEPELFELVDHIDPTMCDLVLVEGFKLANIPKIEIHRPSLGHPLLADQDHSIIAIASDVPFEHTLRVLDLNQPAEIADYIRLWLSTTPH from the coding sequence ATGCCCAATGTTGCCGCCCATCACCAGCGCCCCAGACTTCTGGGCTTTTGCGCGCAGGCGAGCGGTAGCGGCAAAACCACCCTGCTCACCGCCCTGATACCGGTGCTGATCGCCCGTGGCTTGCGTATTTCCGTCATCAAGCATGCCCACCATCAGTTTGATATTGATCACCCGGGCAAAGACAGCTATCGCTTGCGCGAAGCTGGCGCCGTGCAAACGCTGGTTGGGTCCAGCCGTCGCTGGGCGCTGATCACCGAGTTGGAGCGGGCGGGCAAGCCTGAGCCTGAACTGTTTGAGCTGGTCGATCATATCGACCCTACCATGTGCGATCTGGTACTTGTCGAAGGCTTCAAGCTGGCGAATATCCCCAAGATCGAAATTCACCGCCCTTCTCTCGGGCACCCACTGCTGGCAGATCAGGATCACAGCATTATTGCCATTGCCAGCGACGTGCCTTTTGAACATACCCTGCGCGTGCTTGACCTCAATCAGCCCGCCGAGATCGCCGACTACATACGTCTGTGGCTATCGACCACCCCTCATTAA
- the glp gene encoding gephyrin-like molybdotransferase Glp → MSEKPLADLARSPSCADDYDPNSMSVEKARDYIRRYLSPVSETETLPVRESLGRILAASISSPVNVPNHDNSAMDGYAVRTADGQSDGETRLKIVGTAYAGQPWAGSLQAGECVRIMTGAVIPAGADAVIMQERVVQEGDTMRHAEQPKPGSNIRLAGEDLRAGEVVLPQGHLMHSADLGLIASLGIGEVSVYRRLKVAFFSTGDELVSVGQALQAGQIYDSNRYTLHGMLTRMGVEIIDLGAIKDDPQLLEQVLTKAATEADVVITSGGVSVGEADYMKQLLQKLGSVLFWKIAMKPGRPLAYGKIGSAHYFGLPGNPVAVMVTFYQFVREAMLVLMGQASPPPLPMLQAICVEEIRKAKGRTEFQRGILFADADGTWKVKTTGAQGSGMLSSMSRANCFIVLDEDTGSLPANQLVRVQLLEGII, encoded by the coding sequence ATGTCCGAAAAACCCCTCGCAGACCTTGCCCGTAGCCCCAGCTGTGCCGATGACTACGACCCCAACTCCATGTCCGTTGAAAAGGCGCGCGACTATATCAGGCGCTACCTCAGCCCGGTAAGTGAAACAGAAACCCTGCCCGTACGGGAAAGCCTGGGCCGCATTCTGGCTGCCAGCATTAGCTCGCCCGTGAATGTCCCCAACCATGACAACTCCGCCATGGATGGCTATGCCGTGCGCACGGCGGACGGTCAAAGCGACGGCGAAACCCGCCTCAAGATTGTCGGCACGGCCTATGCCGGCCAGCCCTGGGCAGGTAGCCTGCAAGCGGGGGAATGCGTCCGCATCATGACTGGCGCAGTGATACCGGCAGGTGCCGATGCCGTCATCATGCAAGAGCGCGTGGTGCAGGAGGGTGACACCATGCGACATGCTGAGCAGCCCAAACCCGGCAGCAATATCCGTCTTGCCGGGGAAGATCTGCGTGCAGGTGAAGTAGTACTACCGCAGGGGCATCTCATGCACAGTGCCGACCTGGGTTTGATAGCCTCGCTGGGGATTGGCGAAGTCAGTGTCTATCGCCGTCTCAAAGTCGCTTTTTTCTCCACCGGCGATGAGCTGGTCAGTGTCGGCCAAGCCTTGCAGGCAGGACAAATATACGACAGCAATCGCTACACCCTGCACGGCATGTTAACCCGCATGGGGGTCGAGATCATCGATCTGGGCGCCATCAAGGATGATCCGCAGCTGCTGGAGCAGGTGCTGACCAAGGCGGCGACGGAAGCCGATGTGGTCATTACCAGCGGTGGGGTTTCCGTGGGCGAGGCCGACTACATGAAACAATTGCTGCAAAAGCTGGGCTCGGTGCTGTTCTGGAAAATCGCCATGAAACCCGGCCGCCCGCTGGCGTACGGCAAAATTGGTAGCGCGCATTATTTCGGCTTGCCTGGCAATCCGGTCGCTGTCATGGTGACCTTTTACCAGTTTGTGCGCGAAGCCATGCTGGTGCTGATGGGACAAGCATCGCCGCCGCCATTGCCAATGCTGCAGGCCATTTGTGTGGAAGAGATACGCAAAGCCAAAGGCCGCACCGAGTTTCAGCGCGGCATTTTATTTGCCGATGCAGATGGTACCTGGAAAGTCAAAACCACAGGCGCGCAAGGCTCAGGCATGCTGAGTTCCATGTCGCGCGCCAATTGCTTTATTGTGCTGGATGAAGACACGGGCAGCCTGCCCGCGAATCAACTGGTCAGAGTGCAGTTGCTGGAAGGCATTATTTAA